One part of the Actinomycetota bacterium genome encodes these proteins:
- the obgE gene encoding GTPase ObgE: protein MLVDEAHIYVASGKGGNGAVSFHKQKYQPRGAPDGGNGGNGGSVVLEADTGINSLSWLKNHPHQIAKAGLQGGRNNCTGAGSPDLVLKVPPGTLIKDDNGQVLADLASPGDRIIVAKGGRGGRGNAKFISSQRRAPSFGELGEPGQEYWLRLELQMIADVAIIGLPNVGKSTLVGSLSEAKPKVADYPFTTLEPSLGVVSSGDMVFTVCDVPGLIEGAAEGKGLGLKFLRHAMRSAAFVHLIDLSVEHRDPLESFDIVSEELRKFREDLTERPVIVALNKVDVAGEERANEVKAEFAKRGIDAFVISAADGTGLYPLTKKLAQVVTEYREERSRPQGFELFKTTPDPIKVVREGNGWRVTGGSLLRWVAMTDLNNPEAVAYLQNRIDRAGVETLLGKAGAEHGDEVRIGKSVFSWWPKGSAPLEAYDTEGETKVKRGSR from the coding sequence ATGCTTGTCGATGAAGCACACATCTACGTTGCCTCCGGCAAAGGAGGGAACGGTGCCGTCTCGTTCCACAAGCAGAAGTACCAGCCCCGGGGCGCGCCCGACGGCGGCAACGGCGGCAACGGGGGCTCGGTAGTCCTCGAGGCCGACACCGGCATCAACTCCCTTTCCTGGCTGAAGAACCACCCCCACCAAATCGCCAAGGCCGGCCTGCAGGGCGGCCGGAACAACTGCACCGGCGCCGGCTCCCCGGACCTGGTGCTCAAGGTTCCGCCCGGCACCCTCATCAAGGACGACAACGGCCAGGTCCTGGCCGACCTCGCGTCCCCGGGCGACCGGATCATCGTCGCCAAGGGCGGCCGCGGGGGCCGCGGCAACGCCAAATTCATCTCGTCTCAGCGCAGGGCGCCGAGCTTCGGCGAGCTCGGCGAGCCCGGCCAGGAGTACTGGCTGCGCCTTGAGCTGCAGATGATCGCCGACGTTGCGATCATCGGCCTGCCGAACGTGGGCAAGTCCACCCTGGTCGGCTCCCTCTCCGAGGCGAAGCCCAAGGTGGCCGACTACCCCTTCACCACCCTGGAGCCGTCGCTCGGCGTGGTCAGCAGCGGCGACATGGTCTTCACCGTCTGCGACGTCCCCGGCCTGATCGAAGGCGCCGCCGAGGGCAAGGGCCTGGGCCTCAAGTTCCTGCGGCACGCCATGCGCTCCGCCGCGTTCGTGCACCTGATCGACCTGTCCGTCGAGCACCGCGACCCGCTGGAGAGCTTCGACATCGTCTCCGAGGAGCTGCGCAAGTTCCGGGAGGACCTCACCGAGCGCCCGGTCATCGTCGCCCTGAACAAGGTCGACGTCGCCGGCGAGGAGCGGGCGAACGAGGTAAAGGCCGAGTTTGCCAAGCGGGGGATCGACGCGTTCGTCATCTCGGCGGCCGACGGCACCGGGCTCTACCCGCTCACCAAAAAGCTGGCCCAGGTGGTCACCGAGTACCGGGAAGAGCGGTCTCGCCCGCAGGGCTTCGAGCTGTTCAAGACCACCCCCGACCCCATAAAGGTCGTGCGGGAGGGCAACGGCTGGCGGGTTACCGGTGGTTCGCTGCTGCGGTGGGTGGCCATGACCGACCTCAACAACCCCGAGGCAGTCGCCTACCTGCAGAACCGCATCGACCGGGCCGGCGTCGAGACTCTTCTCGGCAAGGCGGGCGCCGAGCACGGGGACGAGGTGAGAATCGGCAAGTCGGTCTTCAGCTGGTGGCCCAAGGGCTCCGCTCCGCTGGAGGCGTACGACACCGAGGGGGAGACCAAGGTCAAAAGGGGCAGCCGGTGA
- the rplU gene encoding 50S ribosomal protein L21, protein MYAVIKTGGKQYKVAAGDVIEVERIKFKGDDPTLTLTPLFVVDDNGNAISGADKLADFKVGVKVVGDTKGDKITVFKYRNKSGYASKTGHRQQYSLIEITSIGDSKAKKTEKAEPAKASDSADSDTVEK, encoded by the coding sequence ATGTACGCGGTCATTAAGACGGGCGGTAAGCAGTACAAGGTAGCCGCCGGTGATGTCATCGAGGTCGAGCGCATCAAGTTCAAGGGCGACGACCCCACCCTGACGCTCACGCCGCTGTTTGTAGTCGACGACAACGGCAATGCGATCTCGGGTGCGGACAAGCTCGCCGACTTCAAGGTGGGCGTGAAGGTGGTTGGAGACACCAAGGGTGACAAGATCACCGTCTTCAAGTACCGCAACAAGTCGGGCTACGCCTCCAAGACCGGTCACCGCCAGCAGTATTCCCTGATCGAGATCACCTCCATCGGCGACAGCAAGGCGAAGAAGACCGAAAAGGCCGAGCCGGCCAAGGCGTCCGACTCCGCCGATTCTGATACCGTGGAGAAGTAA
- the rpmA gene encoding 50S ribosomal protein L27 produces MAHKKGASASRNGRDSNAQRLGVKVFGGQVVTAGSILVRQRGTRIHPGVLVGKGKDDTLFALSDGAVKYHHRANRHLVSVIPPEEK; encoded by the coding sequence ATGGCACACAAAAAGGGCGCGTCAGCGTCACGAAACGGCAGAGACTCCAACGCTCAGCGTCTGGGGGTAAAGGTGTTCGGCGGACAGGTTGTCACCGCCGGATCGATCCTGGTTCGGCAGCGCGGCACCCGCATCCACCCGGGCGTGCTGGTCGGCAAAGGCAAGGACGACACGCTTTTTGCACTGTCGGACGGCGCCGTCAAGTACCACCACCGGGCCAACCGGCACCTCGTCAGCGTCATCCCACCCGAAGAAAAGTAG